One genomic region from Chthonomonas calidirosea T49 encodes:
- the glyA gene encoding serine hydroxymethyltransferase, with product MLPAETSERSLAPENPPMTTASAFEAIRAIDPVLYDLIQREVQRQTEIVRLIPSENYTSAAVMQAMATPFCNKYSEGYPGKRYYEGNEIIDAVEELARQRLKQLFKADHANVQPLSGSPANQAAYLALMHPGDSVLGMHLPSGGHLTHGWNVNFSGMLYRSHFYGYNEEQGVTGMDPETGMLDYEEILAIAKRVRPKVIFAGGTAYPRYWDFARFRAIADEVDAYLVADIAHINGLIIGGVHPDPVPYAHVVTSTSHKAIRGPRGGFILCKDEPMKDDPSQRLPDRIDKAVFPGLQGGPHGNTMAALAVCFAEAATEEFRAYAHQIVKNAKALAQALLDRGFVLVTGGTDNHLILIDVMRSRKIPGKPFAKALYMAGIETNFNSVPNDPRKPFSPSGLRIGTPAVTTRGFKEEQMVQIADWMDRVAAACTKVGGEYRFDEIKLREIREEVRALCTSGKFPVPGIEI from the coding sequence ATGTTGCCTGCAGAAACCTCTGAGCGTTCCTTGGCGCCCGAAAACCCTCCAATGACAACGGCATCTGCCTTTGAAGCGATCCGTGCCATCGATCCTGTGCTTTACGACCTCATCCAGCGCGAAGTACAACGTCAAACCGAGATCGTGCGACTGATTCCCTCAGAAAACTACACATCGGCTGCCGTTATGCAGGCGATGGCTACCCCTTTTTGCAACAAATATTCGGAGGGCTATCCAGGGAAGCGCTATTACGAAGGCAATGAGATTATAGATGCGGTGGAGGAGTTGGCGCGCCAACGTCTAAAGCAGCTTTTTAAGGCGGATCACGCCAATGTACAGCCGCTCAGCGGCTCACCAGCCAATCAGGCAGCCTATCTCGCTCTCATGCACCCCGGCGACAGCGTGCTTGGCATGCACCTTCCGAGTGGCGGCCATCTTACCCACGGTTGGAATGTAAACTTCAGCGGGATGCTCTATCGCTCACATTTCTACGGGTACAACGAAGAGCAGGGCGTTACGGGCATGGACCCCGAAACGGGAATGCTGGACTACGAAGAGATACTTGCCATTGCGAAGCGTGTGCGTCCCAAAGTGATCTTTGCAGGCGGTACCGCCTATCCGCGTTATTGGGACTTCGCGCGATTCCGCGCAATTGCCGACGAAGTGGATGCCTATCTTGTTGCCGACATCGCCCACATTAACGGGCTCATTATCGGCGGTGTACACCCAGACCCTGTTCCCTATGCGCACGTGGTTACCTCTACCTCGCACAAAGCCATTCGCGGGCCGCGAGGCGGTTTCATTTTGTGTAAAGATGAGCCGATGAAAGATGATCCATCACAACGCCTACCCGATCGCATAGATAAAGCGGTCTTTCCTGGTCTCCAAGGAGGCCCCCATGGAAACACTATGGCGGCCCTCGCCGTCTGCTTTGCGGAGGCGGCTACCGAGGAATTCCGTGCCTACGCACACCAGATCGTAAAAAACGCTAAGGCGCTCGCACAAGCCCTGTTGGATAGAGGCTTTGTACTGGTAACAGGCGGTACAGACAACCACCTCATTCTCATAGATGTTATGCGCTCTCGCAAAATTCCTGGCAAACCCTTTGCCAAAGCGCTCTATATGGCGGGAATTGAGACCAACTTTAACTCGGTTCCAAACGACCCGCGCAAGCCCTTCTCCCCTTCCGGCCTTCGCATCGGCACCCCTGCCGTTACCACCCGTGGGTTCAAAGAGGAGCAGATGGTGCAGATCGCGGACTGGATGGACCGCGTGGCCGCTGCCTGCACGAAAGTGGGAGGAGAGTACCGATTCGACGAGATCAAGCTACGGGAGATTCGGGAAGAGGTGCGAGCTCTCTGTACTAGCGGAAAGTTCCCCGTGCCAGGGATCGAGATATAA
- a CDS encoding polysaccharide deacetylase family protein, translated as MPNRHTNQLLLRWLIGGVLLVAGLIGALWYNEHRAISWKDTLDPFYWWRRWHNEDLYLPQQDLLLHGNHQLPEVALTFDDGPHPQSLPSILATLQRFHVHATFFDVGENMAVYPNLVRETLAQGNEIGNHTSTHLRLPRLSPLELHHEINDADITFYRITGQHLYLLRPPGMDYNDRVLAEAKQMGYIVVGYTVGAKDFVTDESASFIVHRTLDRLENGSILLLHDYPDTARALPSILEGLAKRGYHVVTISEMIAHLPLKPRLAAVQFLRQQGDPYFGPMVASCGTNLVSPSVVKVRMKKEYKLSQSN; from the coding sequence GTGCCAAATCGACATACGAACCAATTGCTCCTGCGCTGGCTTATAGGGGGTGTTTTGCTCGTCGCAGGTCTCATAGGTGCCTTATGGTATAACGAGCATCGCGCAATCAGCTGGAAAGACACGCTGGATCCTTTTTATTGGTGGCGTCGCTGGCACAACGAAGACCTCTACCTACCTCAACAAGATCTACTGCTCCACGGAAACCATCAACTGCCGGAGGTAGCCCTCACATTTGACGACGGTCCTCATCCACAAAGCCTCCCCTCTATCTTAGCTACCCTGCAGCGCTTTCATGTGCACGCTACTTTCTTCGACGTTGGAGAGAATATGGCAGTCTATCCAAACTTGGTGCGCGAGACGCTTGCGCAGGGCAACGAGATCGGCAACCATACGAGCACCCATCTGCGTCTGCCACGCCTCTCCCCTCTCGAACTTCATCACGAGATCAACGATGCCGACATCACTTTCTATCGTATCACCGGTCAGCATCTCTACTTGCTACGCCCACCGGGAATGGACTATAACGATCGGGTACTCGCCGAGGCGAAACAGATGGGTTATATCGTTGTAGGGTATACCGTGGGCGCCAAAGACTTTGTCACCGATGAGTCGGCATCCTTTATTGTGCACCGAACGCTCGATCGCCTAGAGAACGGCAGTATTCTTCTGCTACATGACTACCCTGACACCGCACGTGCCCTTCCCTCTATTCTAGAGGGCTTAGCCAAAAGAGGCTACCATGTTGTTACCATTTCAGAGATGATCGCACACTTGCCACTCAAGCCACGTCTTGCGGCGGTTCAGTTTCTTCGGCAACAGGGCGACCCTTACTTCGGCCCTATGGTCGCCTCGTGTGGAACCAATTTGGTATCCCCGAGTGTCGTAAAAGTACGTATGAAGAAGGAATACAAGCTTTCGCAGTCGAATTAA
- a CDS encoding zinc ribbon domain-containing protein: protein MGIQAELEALYRLQEIDNAIADLRREYARLDRGEAERKAYEEAKAAFSTLQETVKKLEAELRDAELELKGVESKRAREEARLKSGAVRSPRELQALEAEVEALGRQRARLDEKVLMLMEALEQRRTEEKEARQALSVAAKQLQAKIDAFNTAATQIKAESQELTEARKEALAKVPSSLLRTYERLRETKEGVAVAAVINGTCTACHLTLPTNTVDRARRYETFVHCDSCGRILYVPED, encoded by the coding sequence ATGGGAATTCAAGCGGAATTGGAAGCCTTGTACCGTTTGCAGGAGATTGACAACGCGATTGCTGACCTACGTAGGGAGTATGCTCGGTTAGACCGGGGAGAGGCCGAACGCAAAGCGTATGAAGAGGCAAAGGCGGCATTTTCTACACTACAGGAGACCGTGAAGAAGTTGGAGGCTGAGCTGCGCGACGCCGAGTTGGAGTTGAAGGGGGTTGAGAGCAAACGGGCGCGTGAAGAGGCGCGGCTGAAGAGCGGTGCGGTGCGTTCTCCACGTGAACTGCAGGCTTTGGAAGCCGAAGTGGAGGCCCTAGGACGACAGAGAGCACGCCTCGATGAGAAGGTACTGATGCTGATGGAGGCTTTGGAGCAGCGACGAACCGAAGAGAAAGAGGCCCGACAAGCGCTTTCCGTCGCGGCCAAGCAGCTGCAAGCTAAAATAGATGCCTTTAACACGGCGGCGACCCAAATAAAGGCCGAGTCGCAAGAGCTTACAGAGGCACGCAAAGAGGCACTAGCGAAGGTCCCGTCTAGCCTCTTGCGCACCTACGAGCGTCTCCGGGAAACGAAAGAGGGCGTGGCAGTGGCTGCCGTTATCAACGGAACATGCACGGCCTGCCATCTTACTCTGCCAACCAACACGGTAGACCGCGCACGACGCTACGAGACCTTTGTCCATTGCGACAGTTGCGGGCGCATTCTCTATGTGCCGGAGGATTAA
- a CDS encoding ribonuclease HI family protein, whose product MGHKICTAYVDGAAKGNPGPAGLGVVLLDDNGNTLREIAEPLGCTTNNVAEYHALIRALEEARALGCECIRIFTDSELMARQVEGTYRIRTAHLWPLYQKVQALMGQFKEATLTSVPREQNKRADKLSNIGVSQAESNASGNAQTV is encoded by the coding sequence GTGGGCCATAAAATATGTACAGCGTACGTGGATGGGGCGGCCAAGGGCAACCCAGGCCCAGCAGGCTTAGGAGTGGTGCTATTGGACGACAATGGCAATACGCTGCGAGAAATAGCCGAACCTCTTGGGTGCACGACGAACAACGTGGCCGAATACCACGCGCTTATTCGTGCGCTTGAGGAGGCGCGTGCGTTAGGCTGTGAGTGTATTCGCATCTTTACCGACAGTGAACTGATGGCAAGACAGGTCGAGGGCACCTATCGGATAAGGACGGCCCACCTTTGGCCGCTCTATCAGAAAGTGCAAGCGCTTATGGGGCAGTTTAAAGAGGCCACGCTAACATCGGTTCCCCGTGAGCAGAACAAAAGGGCCGATAAGCTCTCCAACATTGGGGTTAGCCAGGCAGAGTCGAACGCATCTGGCAACGCGCAAACGGTTTAA
- a CDS encoding 2Fe-2S iron-sulfur cluster-binding protein has protein sequence MPRITVVGENEKSFEVPNGTKLVLALEDNGVPMLHRCGGQARCTTCRVEIVEGTPPPMGDKERAALMKEPGLIEHYRLSCQIRVESDLTIRIPPRPPHLEGVSPGPRPRP, from the coding sequence ATGCCCCGTATTACCGTTGTCGGAGAGAATGAAAAGAGTTTCGAAGTACCTAATGGCACCAAGTTGGTTTTAGCCTTAGAAGATAACGGCGTTCCTATGCTGCATCGTTGTGGTGGACAGGCACGCTGCACCACCTGCCGCGTGGAGATCGTTGAAGGCACACCGCCCCCGATGGGAGATAAGGAACGGGCGGCCCTTATGAAAGAGCCTGGTTTAATTGAACACTATCGGCTTTCATGTCAGATTAGGGTCGAGAGCGATCTCACCATACGTATCCCGCCAAGACCCCCGCACCTTGAGGGAGTAAGCCCTGGCCCTCGTCCTCGTCCTTAA